A genomic region of Mesorhizobium sp. NZP2077 contains the following coding sequences:
- a CDS encoding MBL fold metallo-hydrolase, whose amino-acid sequence MALARPEVKGFYDKPTGAIQYVVTDPATKRCALIDPILDFDEKSGATGTKNADALLDFVGENGLEIEWILDTHPHADHFTAAHYLKQKTGAPTAIGDRVVDVQKLWKVIYNWPDFPADGSQWDRLFREGETFAIGSLPVKVLFSPGHTLASITYVVGDAAFVHDTLFMPDSGTARADFPGGSAARLWRSIQGILALPDETRIFVGHDYQAGGREALWESTVAVQKASNIHLVAAHSEAEFVALREARDKTLPMPRLILHALQVNMNGGRLPEPEANGRRYLKFPLDGL is encoded by the coding sequence GTGGCTTTGGCAAGACCTGAGGTCAAGGGCTTTTACGACAAGCCGACCGGGGCCATCCAATACGTCGTCACCGACCCGGCGACGAAGCGGTGCGCCCTTATCGATCCGATCCTCGACTTCGATGAGAAATCCGGCGCAACGGGTACGAAGAACGCGGATGCCCTGCTCGATTTCGTTGGAGAAAACGGGCTGGAGATCGAGTGGATCCTCGACACCCATCCGCATGCCGACCATTTCACGGCTGCACACTATCTGAAACAGAAAACCGGGGCGCCGACGGCGATCGGCGACAGGGTTGTCGATGTCCAGAAGCTGTGGAAGGTGATCTACAACTGGCCGGATTTTCCCGCCGACGGCTCGCAGTGGGACAGGCTGTTCCGGGAAGGCGAGACGTTTGCGATCGGCAGCCTCCCAGTCAAGGTGCTGTTCTCACCCGGCCACACGCTGGCCTCGATCACCTATGTGGTCGGCGACGCCGCCTTCGTGCATGACACGCTGTTCATGCCAGACAGCGGCACGGCGCGCGCGGATTTTCCCGGCGGCAGTGCCGCGCGGCTGTGGCGCTCGATCCAGGGCATACTGGCGTTGCCCGACGAGACGCGAATCTTCGTCGGCCATGACTATCAGGCCGGTGGCCGCGAGGCCTTATGGGAAAGCACGGTCGCCGTACAGAAGGCCAGCAACATCCATCTCGTTGCCGCGCACAGCGAGGCTGAGTTCGTGGCGCTACGCGAAGCGCGCGACAAGACATTGCCGATGCCGCGGCTGATCCTGCATGCGCTGCAGGTCAATATGAATGGCGGCCGCCTGCCGGAGCCGGAAGCCAATGGCCGGCGGTATCTGAAGTTTCCGCTGGATGGGCTTTGA
- a CDS encoding fimbrial protein has protein sequence MARPDADEDQEKPLDPEVEKMRGKLVRFMAINLGLLLLALMVVIAAIVYKARKAPSVAPPLAGDIQVPAGEPLSGDIVLPVGAKVVSQSLSGNRISIDAELADGGRAIFIYDIAERRLIGQFAIRNK, from the coding sequence ATGGCCCGGCCCGATGCCGACGAAGACCAGGAAAAGCCGCTCGACCCCGAGGTCGAAAAGATGCGTGGCAAGCTCGTCCGCTTCATGGCCATCAATCTCGGCCTGCTGCTGCTGGCCCTTATGGTGGTGATCGCGGCGATTGTCTACAAAGCCCGCAAAGCGCCATCGGTGGCCCCGCCACTGGCTGGCGATATCCAGGTGCCCGCCGGCGAGCCGTTGAGCGGCGACATCGTGCTGCCGGTCGGTGCAAAAGTGGTTAGCCAGTCGCTGTCCGGCAATCGCATCTCGATCGACGCCGAGCTTGCCGACGGCGGTCGCGCGATCTTCATCTACGATATCGCCGAGCGCAGGCTGATCGGCCAGTTCGCAATTCGCAACAAATAG
- a CDS encoding glutathione S-transferase family protein, which produces MAKTVTKSAKKPAAKATAKPASKAAAKPAQKAAAKAAVKTSAPKAKAKSAKKPALKLSMLKPSVNNMTVRVFARAAGFDAAETDAWGHTRSPEYMARNPAHLTPMIEDKGLPRGVLWESCAIMQYLSNKHGLEKFYPKAPAKRAMVDSAMFYLIGTLYPYVARATYPALGFPHYPGEVGHSDAHPDKKSEAQKAAMAAIAEPLEVFHSFFRDGKPFIGGKHPSIADIRLAATLEFLAVIDYPLPKWAKEYVAAIEKKLGKAYAEPAGDVRGYIAYVRSQAKASA; this is translated from the coding sequence ATGGCAAAGACAGTGACCAAGAGTGCGAAGAAGCCGGCGGCCAAGGCAACTGCCAAACCGGCAAGCAAGGCTGCGGCCAAGCCGGCGCAAAAGGCGGCGGCAAAGGCGGCTGTCAAGACGTCCGCACCGAAGGCCAAGGCGAAATCGGCGAAAAAACCAGCGCTGAAGCTCAGCATGCTGAAGCCGAGCGTCAACAACATGACAGTGCGGGTGTTTGCCCGCGCGGCCGGGTTCGACGCCGCCGAGACTGATGCCTGGGGCCACACGCGCTCGCCCGAATACATGGCGCGCAATCCGGCGCATCTGACACCGATGATCGAGGACAAGGGACTTCCCAGGGGCGTGCTTTGGGAAAGCTGCGCCATCATGCAGTATCTTTCCAACAAGCATGGGCTGGAGAAATTCTATCCGAAGGCGCCGGCCAAGCGGGCGATGGTCGACAGCGCCATGTTCTATCTGATCGGCACGCTCTACCCCTATGTGGCGCGCGCCACCTATCCGGCGCTGGGTTTCCCGCACTATCCCGGCGAGGTCGGCCACAGCGATGCCCATCCCGACAAGAAGTCGGAAGCACAGAAGGCCGCCATGGCCGCGATCGCCGAGCCGCTGGAGGTTTTTCACAGCTTCTTCAGGGACGGCAAGCCGTTCATCGGCGGCAAGCACCCGTCGATCGCCGATATCCGGCTGGCGGCGACGCTCGAGTTCCTGGCGGTCATCGACTATCCCCTGCCCAAATGGGCGAAGGAGTATGTGGCGGCTATCGAGAAGAAGCTCGGCAAGGCTTACGCCGAGCCGGCCGGCGATGTGCGTGGCTATATCGCCTATGTAAGGTCGCAGGCGAAGGCTTCGGCTTAA
- the tkt gene encoding transketolase → MTSREQHDRMANAIRFLSMDAVEKAQSGHPGLPMGCADIATVLFTRFLKYDPKAPHWPDRDRFILSAGHGSMLLYSLLHLTGYEDMTLDQIKHFRQLGSKTAGHPEYGHATGIETTTGPLGQGLANSVGFALGERIMNAAFGNDLVNHYTYVLAGDGCLMEGVSQEAIALAGHLKLNKLIVFWDNNNISIDGPVSLADNTDQVARFQASGWNASHIDGTDPEAIAYAIEAARHSDKPTMIACKTTIGFGAPTKAGTNKAHGSPLGTDEIAGARKFFNWESPPFEIPADILDAWRTAGKAGVKPRTDWEGRLAKAEPKLKAEFERRLAGKLPSNFDAVIDDYKKKLSADKPKVATRKSSEMALEVINGAVPETIGGSADLTGSNNTKTSQTKNITPDDYGQRYVHYGIREHGMAAAINGLTLHGGLIAYGGTFMCFSDYARPSMRLSSLMGIRSIFVMTHDSIGLGEDGPTHQPVEHLAALRAIPNHNVFRPADAVETAECWQIAIESEKTPSTLALTRQNLPTVRTEHSAKNLSSQGAYELAAASGEAAVTIFATGSEVEIALGARDLLEKHGHPTRVVSVPCFELFDKQSDDYRKKTIGSAPIKMAIEAGIRQGWDHLIGSDGIFVGMTGFGASGTIEQLYPHFGITAEAAAKAAEARLHAK, encoded by the coding sequence ATGACGTCGCGTGAACAACATGACCGGATGGCCAATGCGATCCGCTTTCTCTCCATGGACGCCGTCGAGAAGGCCCAGTCCGGCCATCCCGGCTTGCCCATGGGCTGCGCCGACATCGCCACGGTGCTGTTCACCCGCTTCCTGAAATATGATCCCAAGGCCCCGCACTGGCCCGATCGCGACCGCTTCATCCTGTCGGCCGGCCATGGCTCGATGCTGCTCTATTCGCTGCTGCATCTGACCGGCTACGAGGACATGACCCTCGACCAGATCAAGCACTTCCGCCAGTTGGGCTCGAAGACGGCAGGCCATCCCGAATACGGCCATGCCACCGGCATCGAGACGACCACCGGCCCGCTCGGCCAGGGTCTTGCCAATTCGGTCGGCTTTGCGCTCGGCGAGCGCATCATGAACGCCGCCTTCGGCAACGACCTGGTCAACCACTACACCTATGTGCTGGCCGGCGACGGCTGCCTGATGGAAGGCGTTTCCCAGGAAGCCATCGCACTTGCCGGGCACCTGAAGCTCAACAAGCTGATCGTCTTCTGGGACAACAACAACATCTCGATCGACGGCCCGGTCTCGCTCGCTGACAACACCGACCAGGTCGCCCGCTTCCAGGCCTCCGGCTGGAATGCCAGCCATATCGACGGCACCGATCCGGAAGCCATCGCCTATGCCATCGAAGCCGCCCGCCATTCCGACAAGCCGACGATGATCGCCTGCAAGACGACCATCGGCTTCGGTGCCCCAACCAAGGCCGGCACCAACAAGGCGCACGGCTCGCCGCTCGGCACTGACGAGATCGCCGGCGCGCGCAAATTCTTCAACTGGGAGTCGCCGCCCTTCGAGATCCCGGCCGACATCCTCGATGCCTGGCGCACTGCCGGCAAGGCCGGCGTCAAGCCGCGCACCGACTGGGAAGGCCGCCTCGCCAAGGCCGAACCGAAGCTGAAGGCCGAGTTCGAGCGCCGCCTCGCCGGCAAGCTGCCGTCCAACTTCGACGCCGTCATTGACGACTACAAGAAGAAGCTCTCGGCCGACAAGCCGAAGGTCGCCACCCGCAAATCGTCGGAAATGGCGCTGGAAGTCATCAACGGCGCCGTGCCGGAAACCATCGGCGGCTCCGCCGACCTGACCGGCTCCAACAACACCAAGACCAGCCAGACCAAAAACATCACGCCCGATGACTATGGCCAGCGCTATGTCCACTACGGCATCCGCGAGCACGGCATGGCCGCCGCCATCAACGGCCTGACGCTGCATGGCGGCCTCATCGCCTATGGCGGCACCTTCATGTGCTTCTCCGACTATGCGCGCCCGTCGATGCGGCTTTCCTCGCTGATGGGCATCCGCTCGATCTTCGTCATGACCCATGATTCAATCGGTCTGGGCGAAGACGGCCCGACACACCAGCCGGTCGAGCATCTGGCGGCACTCCGCGCCATCCCCAACCACAATGTCTTCCGTCCGGCCGATGCGGTGGAAACCGCCGAATGCTGGCAGATTGCTATCGAGTCGGAAAAGACGCCGTCGACCCTGGCGCTGACCCGCCAGAACCTGCCGACGGTGCGCACCGAGCACTCGGCCAAGAACCTGAGCAGCCAGGGCGCCTACGAACTGGCCGCGGCCAGCGGCGAGGCAGCTGTGACGATCTTCGCCACCGGCTCAGAGGTCGAGATCGCCCTCGGCGCCCGTGACCTCTTGGAAAAACACGGCCATCCCACCCGCGTCGTCTCGGTGCCTTGCTTCGAACTGTTCGACAAGCAGAGCGACGACTACCGCAAGAAGACCATCGGCAGCGCTCCGATCAAGATGGCGATCGAGGCCGGCATCCGCCAGGGCTGGGATCATCTTATCGGCTCGGACGGCATCTTCGTCGGCATGACCGGCTTTGGTGCCTCTGGCACGATCGAACAGCTCTACCCGCATTTCGGCATCACCGCCGAGGCGGCGGCTAAGGCGGCGGAAGCCCGCTTGCACGCCAAATAA
- a CDS encoding RluA family pseudouridine synthase — protein MSAHSEEDPELIEAAPTVLVAGPDAAGQRLDQWLAASLGPDMSRSRVQMLIRQGAVSINGKPIDETKRKMIAGESVAVAMPEPEPATPQGENIALDVLYEDDALIVINKQAGLVVHPGAGNWTGTLVNALIHHCGDSLSGIGGVRRPGIVHRLDKETSGVMVVAKTDRAHKALSEAFADHGRSGDLERAYLALVWGIPQRPTGTVDAPLGRAADRVRRAVVPEGRDDARHAITHFAVQERFGENQQEFATASLVECRLETGRTHQIRVHMAHIGHPVIGDPDYGQAFRTKANRLPEPLKGQVKAFSRQALHAWLLAFRHPDTHLPLRFEAPIPGDMGELVGGFRNL, from the coding sequence ATGAGCGCTCATAGCGAAGAGGACCCTGAATTGATAGAGGCAGCACCAACTGTGCTTGTGGCAGGCCCGGATGCGGCCGGACAGCGCCTGGATCAATGGCTGGCGGCGAGCCTCGGTCCCGACATGTCGCGCAGCCGCGTGCAGATGCTGATCCGGCAGGGCGCGGTTTCCATCAACGGCAAGCCGATCGACGAGACCAAGCGCAAGATGATCGCGGGCGAAAGTGTTGCAGTCGCGATGCCGGAACCGGAGCCGGCCACGCCGCAGGGCGAGAACATCGCGCTCGATGTGCTCTATGAAGACGACGCTCTGATCGTCATCAACAAGCAGGCGGGGCTTGTCGTGCATCCCGGCGCCGGCAACTGGACCGGCACGCTGGTCAACGCGCTGATCCATCATTGCGGCGACAGCCTGTCAGGCATTGGCGGGGTGCGCCGGCCGGGCATCGTGCACCGCTTGGACAAGGAGACCAGCGGCGTCATGGTGGTGGCCAAGACCGACCGCGCTCATAAGGCGTTGTCCGAAGCCTTCGCCGATCACGGCCGCAGCGGCGATCTGGAACGCGCCTATCTGGCGCTGGTCTGGGGCATACCGCAGCGGCCAACCGGAACGGTCGATGCACCGCTTGGCCGCGCCGCCGACCGGGTGCGCCGGGCCGTGGTGCCGGAAGGCCGCGACGACGCCCGCCATGCCATCACCCACTTTGCCGTCCAGGAGCGTTTCGGCGAGAACCAGCAGGAATTCGCCACGGCAAGCCTGGTCGAATGCCGGCTGGAAACCGGACGCACCCACCAGATCCGTGTCCACATGGCCCATATTGGTCATCCGGTCATCGGCGACCCCGACTATGGCCAGGCCTTCCGCACCAAGGCCAACCGGCTGCCGGAGCCGCTGAAAGGTCAGGTCAAGGCATTTTCCCGGCAAGCTTTGCATGCCTGGCTCCTTGCATTTCGTCACCCGGATACCCATTTGCCTCTGAGGTTCGAGGCGCCGATACCGGGGGACATGGGGGAACTCGTCGGCGGTTTTCGTAATCTCTGA
- a CDS encoding VOC family protein, translating to MTGFAEHRRVATVALVVANYDEAIAWYVGRLGFLLLEDVDLGGGKRWVTVAPANGQGARLLLAEASDEAQRQSIGNQIGGRVFLFLETDNFARDHAAMLEKGVEFREAPRFEPYGTVAVFADLHGNLWDLIEPKR from the coding sequence ATGACCGGCTTCGCCGAACATCGTCGTGTCGCGACTGTCGCGCTGGTCGTCGCCAATTATGACGAGGCGATCGCCTGGTATGTCGGGCGGCTGGGCTTCCTGCTCCTCGAGGACGTCGATCTCGGCGGCGGCAAGCGCTGGGTCACGGTCGCGCCGGCCAACGGGCAGGGCGCCAGACTGCTGCTGGCCGAAGCTTCCGACGAGGCGCAAAGGCAAAGCATCGGCAACCAGATTGGCGGACGGGTCTTCTTGTTCCTCGAAACCGACAACTTTGCGCGCGACCATGCGGCAATGCTGGAAAAGGGCGTCGAATTCCGCGAGGCGCCGCGTTTCGAGCCCTATGGCACGGTGGCGGTTTTCGCCGATCTCCATGGCAATCTCTGGGACCTGATCGAGCCGAAACGCTAG
- a CDS encoding peroxiredoxin: MSLRINDIAPDFTAETTQGAIKFHDWIGDGWAILFSHPKNFTPVCTTELGTMAGLEGEFKKRNVKIIGISVDPVASHDKWQADIKTATGQTVHYPLIGDKDLKVAKLYDMLPAGAGETSEGRTPADNATVRSVYVIGPDKKIKLVLTYPMTTGRNFDEILRAVDSMQLTAKHQVATPANWKQGEDVIITAAVSNEDAIKRFGAFETILPYLRKTKQPSA, encoded by the coding sequence ATGAGCCTTCGTATCAACGACATAGCGCCGGACTTCACGGCCGAGACCACCCAAGGCGCGATCAAGTTTCACGACTGGATCGGCGACGGCTGGGCGATCCTGTTCAGCCACCCGAAGAATTTCACACCGGTCTGCACGACCGAGCTCGGCACGATGGCGGGGCTGGAGGGCGAGTTCAAGAAGCGCAATGTCAAGATCATCGGTATCTCTGTCGATCCGGTTGCGAGCCACGACAAGTGGCAGGCCGACATCAAGACGGCGACCGGCCAAACGGTGCACTATCCGCTGATCGGCGACAAGGATCTCAAGGTCGCCAAGCTTTACGACATGCTGCCCGCCGGTGCCGGCGAGACCTCGGAAGGCCGCACGCCCGCCGACAACGCCACCGTGCGCTCGGTCTACGTCATCGGGCCCGACAAGAAGATCAAGCTGGTGCTGACCTACCCGATGACCACGGGCCGCAATTTCGATGAGATCTTGCGCGCGGTCGATTCCATGCAGCTCACCGCCAAGCATCAGGTGGCGACGCCGGCCAACTGGAAGCAGGGCGAGGACGTCATCATCACCGCCGCTGTTTCCAACGAGGATGCGATCAAGCGTTTTGGCGCCTTCGAGACCATCCTGCCCTATCTCAGGAAGACCAAGCAGCCTTCCGCCTGA
- a CDS encoding cell division protein ZapA, producing the protein MAQVTVSIDGKQYRMACDEGQEEHLIDLAERFDRYVSHLKDSFGEIGDQRLTVMAGIMVMDELSELQKRVKGMESEVLTLRKTRDEALTKADKSDSVLTNALGALAQRMEDLTSTLAVKS; encoded by the coding sequence ATGGCACAGGTCACGGTTTCAATCGACGGCAAACAGTATCGGATGGCCTGCGACGAAGGCCAGGAAGAGCATCTGATTGACCTCGCCGAGCGTTTCGACCGCTATGTCTCGCATCTGAAAGATTCCTTCGGCGAGATCGGTGACCAGCGGCTGACGGTCATGGCCGGCATCATGGTGATGGACGAACTCTCGGAACTGCAGAAGCGCGTCAAGGGCATGGAAAGCGAAGTGCTGACCTTGCGCAAGACGCGCGACGAGGCGCTGACCAAGGCCGACAAGAGCGACAGCGTGCTGACCAACGCGCTCGGCGCGCTGGCGCAGCGCATGGAAGATTTGACGTCGACGCTGGCGGTGAAATCCTAG
- the rpoH gene encoding RNA polymerase sigma factor RpoH, with protein MAQSLPSIVSGEGGLSRYLEEIRRFPMLQPQEEYMLAKRYAEHEDTSAAHKLVTSHLRLVAKIAMGYRGYGLPIGEVISEGNVGLMQAVKKFEPERGFRLATYAMWWIKASIQEYILRSWSLVKMGTTANQKRLFFNLRKVKGKIQALDDGDLKPDQITEIATRLNVSEAEVVSMNRRLSGDASLNAPIRATEGESGEWQDWLVDDHESQEEMLIEQDELENRRGMLSGALAVLNERERRIFEARRLAEEPLTLEELSAEFDISRERVRQIEVRAFEKVQDAVKAAAKRQTQALRTIEAQPAA; from the coding sequence ATGGCCCAGTCACTACCCAGTATTGTTTCCGGCGAAGGCGGCCTCAGCCGCTACCTGGAAGAAATCCGCCGCTTTCCCATGCTTCAGCCGCAGGAAGAGTACATGCTCGCCAAGCGTTATGCCGAGCATGAAGACACCAGCGCTGCGCACAAGCTCGTCACCAGCCATTTGCGGCTCGTCGCCAAGATCGCCATGGGCTATCGCGGCTACGGCCTGCCGATCGGCGAGGTGATCTCGGAAGGCAATGTCGGCCTGATGCAGGCCGTCAAGAAATTCGAACCCGAGCGCGGCTTCCGCCTCGCGACCTACGCCATGTGGTGGATCAAGGCCTCGATCCAGGAGTACATCCTGCGCTCGTGGAGCCTGGTCAAGATGGGCACGACCGCCAACCAGAAGCGCCTGTTCTTCAACCTGCGCAAGGTGAAGGGCAAGATCCAGGCTCTGGACGACGGCGATTTGAAGCCCGATCAGATCACCGAGATCGCCACCAGGCTGAACGTTTCCGAAGCCGAAGTGGTGTCGATGAACCGCCGCCTGTCGGGCGACGCTTCGCTCAACGCGCCGATCCGGGCGACGGAAGGCGAGTCCGGCGAATGGCAGGACTGGCTTGTCGACGACCACGAAAGCCAGGAAGAGATGCTGATCGAGCAGGACGAGCTGGAAAACCGGCGCGGCATGCTGTCGGGCGCTCTTGCCGTGCTCAATGAGCGCGAACGGCGCATCTTCGAGGCCCGTCGCCTCGCCGAGGAGCCGCTGACGCTGGAAGAGCTGTCGGCCGAGTTCGACATCAGCCGCGAGCGTGTGCGCCAAATCGAGGTGCGCGCCTTCGAAAAAGTGCAGGATGCCGTCAAGGCCGCCGCCAAGCGCCAGACCCAGGCGCTGCGCACCATCGAGGCACAGCCGGCGGCTTAA
- a CDS encoding DUF4164 domain-containing protein → MTGETTLKEVIARLGKAIEGLENAVAAKLEHERDYSEAEAEVQRMNADRSRLAQELDNSEARAERLEDANKEVSRRLVTAMETIRAVLDR, encoded by the coding sequence ATGACCGGGGAAACCACACTCAAGGAAGTCATCGCCAGGCTGGGCAAGGCCATCGAGGGGCTGGAAAACGCCGTCGCGGCCAAGCTGGAGCACGAGCGCGACTACTCGGAAGCCGAGGCCGAAGTGCAGCGGATGAATGCCGACCGCTCACGGCTGGCGCAGGAACTCGACAATTCCGAAGCGCGCGCCGAACGGCTGGAGGACGCCAACAAGGAAGTCTCGCGACGGCTGGTGACCGCCATGGAAACCATCCGCGCCGTGTTGGACAGATAG
- a CDS encoding IS701 family transposase — MNRDWQVDLEQWLEPFVSALRHKTRARMCPAYIAGLIGLGDRKSIQPMAARDAGVNYDQLHHFIASGVWDAGPLEKVLLAEADRQVGGNDAWLIVDDTALPKKGRHSVGVAPQYASALGKNANCQTLVSLTLASSEVPVMVGLRLFLPESWTSDPARLDRAGVPEDHRAYRTKPEIALAEIDRARAAGLRFGCVLADAGYGLSAPFRQALTERGLTWAVGIPFKQKVYPADVAMIFPVAGRGRPRQRHIPDVKSMTAKAMLETAPWRAVSWRRGTKGRLSARFAAVRVRVADGPPQRIRDMGAQHLPGEEVWVIGEHRSTGERKYYLSNLPADTPLKQIAGAIKARWVCEQAHQQLKEELGLDHFEGRSWTGLHRHALMTMIAYAFLQSRRLKQAGGGKKNRWPAAPTEPTRRQASHPHRASAAAPNPLSPLPQSPLR, encoded by the coding sequence ATGAACAGGGATTGGCAAGTCGATCTGGAGCAGTGGCTTGAGCCGTTCGTCTCGGCGTTGAGGCACAAGACGCGTGCGCGGATGTGTCCGGCCTATATTGCTGGGCTGATTGGCCTTGGGGATCGCAAGAGCATCCAACCGATGGCGGCGCGCGACGCAGGCGTCAACTATGACCAGCTGCACCACTTCATCGCGAGCGGCGTGTGGGATGCTGGGCCGCTGGAGAAGGTGCTACTTGCGGAGGCCGACAGACAAGTTGGCGGGAACGATGCATGGCTGATCGTGGACGACACAGCGCTCCCCAAGAAGGGGCGCCACTCGGTCGGCGTCGCGCCGCAATATGCCTCGGCGCTTGGTAAGAACGCCAACTGCCAGACGCTGGTGTCGCTGACGCTGGCCTCTAGCGAAGTGCCGGTCATGGTGGGACTGCGGCTGTTTCTGCCCGAGAGCTGGACTTCCGATCCCGCCCGGCTCGACCGTGCCGGTGTGCCCGAGGACCATCGTGCCTACAGGACCAAGCCCGAAATCGCGCTGGCCGAGATCGACCGGGCTCGCGCAGCCGGCCTACGCTTTGGCTGCGTGCTCGCCGATGCCGGATATGGCTTGAGCGCCCCCTTCCGGCAGGCGCTCACCGAGCGCGGCCTTACCTGGGCCGTCGGCATCCCGTTCAAGCAGAAGGTCTATCCCGCCGACGTGGCAATGATCTTTCCCGTTGCCGGACGCGGCCGTCCGCGCCAGCGGCATATCCCCGATGTGAAGTCGATGACCGCGAAGGCGATGCTGGAGACAGCCCCATGGCGCGCGGTCAGTTGGCGGCGTGGCACCAAAGGCCGCCTCTCGGCGCGCTTCGCCGCTGTCCGTGTCCGGGTTGCAGATGGCCCACCCCAGCGCATCCGCGACATGGGCGCTCAGCATCTGCCCGGCGAGGAGGTCTGGGTGATCGGCGAGCACCGCTCGACCGGCGAGCGCAAATACTACCTCTCCAACTTGCCCGCCGACACCCCGCTCAAGCAGATCGCAGGCGCCATCAAGGCGCGCTGGGTCTGCGAACAGGCGCATCAGCAGCTCAAGGAGGAACTTGGCCTCGACCACTTCGAAGGGCGCTCATGGACCGGCCTGCACCGGCACGCGCTGATGACGATGATCGCCTACGCCTTCCTGCAATCTCGCCGCCTCAAACAAGCGGGAGGGGGAAAAAAGAATCGTTGGCCCGCCGCCCCAACCGAGCCTACCCGCCGTCAGGCAAGCCATCCTCACCGCGCTAGCGCAGCCGCCCCCAATCCGTTGTCCCCACTGCCGCAGAGCCCTCTCCGCTAA
- a CDS encoding cell envelope integrity protein TolA: MKCVAAMLMIAGGVLAGTLLPSQAAVLNTMDDVGDAIQACWTPPADAGNSTVTLSFSFKRDGSLIGPPRPTAAKVAGDDKARKAFIEAAVAAVRNCTPLTVSPTLAKGIGGNVFTLQLISPKQ, translated from the coding sequence ATGAAATGCGTGGCGGCAATGCTGATGATCGCCGGTGGCGTGCTGGCTGGAACGCTTCTCCCGTCACAGGCAGCAGTGCTCAACACAATGGATGACGTCGGGGACGCGATCCAGGCGTGCTGGACGCCGCCGGCGGATGCCGGGAACTCGACCGTAACCCTGAGCTTCAGCTTCAAGCGCGACGGCTCGCTGATCGGTCCGCCGCGGCCGACCGCCGCCAAGGTGGCCGGCGATGACAAGGCGCGGAAGGCGTTCATCGAGGCGGCCGTCGCGGCCGTCAGGAATTGCACGCCCCTGACCGTTTCGCCGACGCTGGCGAAAGGCATCGGCGGCAACGTCTTCACATTGCAACTGATTTCCCCGAAGCAATAG
- a CDS encoding VOC family protein, producing MQKLQSQGVHHITLVGAGRQTSIDFWEGVLGMPFIFEQPNLDKASESHLYFDPGDGRLITVFTDESRTPPKRRTPTDPGCVHHIAFAVSRVTFLQAVARLDERGIKHSGVKDRGFMDSIYFEDPLGLLIELASYRFEPPAGFTHADVLMQAHRLRVARGDYNIAEVHLADAIQALVESSRATLSDDRVPKNPY from the coding sequence ATGCAGAAGCTGCAATCGCAGGGCGTCCACCACATCACACTGGTCGGCGCCGGGCGCCAGACCTCGATCGATTTCTGGGAAGGCGTGCTCGGCATGCCGTTCATCTTCGAGCAGCCCAACCTCGACAAGGCCAGCGAAAGCCATCTCTATTTCGATCCGGGCGACGGCCGGCTGATCACCGTCTTCACCGATGAGAGCCGCACGCCGCCGAAGCGGCGCACGCCGACCGACCCGGGCTGCGTCCACCACATCGCGTTTGCGGTGTCGCGCGTCACCTTCCTGCAGGCGGTCGCTCGGCTCGACGAGCGCGGTATCAAGCACAGCGGCGTCAAAGATCGCGGCTTCATGGATTCGATCTATTTCGAGGATCCGCTCGGCCTGCTGATCGAACTCGCTTCCTACCGCTTCGAGCCGCCGGCGGGTTTCACCCATGCTGACGTGCTGATGCAGGCGCACAGGCTGCGTGTCGCGCGCGGCGATTACAACATTGCCGAGGTGCACCTTGCCGACGCGATCCAGGCGCTTGTCGAGAGTTCCCGCGCGACCCTGTCGGACGACCGGGTGCCGAAGAATCCATACTGA